The proteins below are encoded in one region of Vespula pensylvanica isolate Volc-1 chromosome 4, ASM1446617v1, whole genome shotgun sequence:
- the LOC122628571 gene encoding uncharacterized protein LOC122628571: MVGLTRDIEPFLQASRFFGCGPHVITEEDILITKRGMIYTLLWMSIYLSTCIIGLYLIIVDTELEYKSFLLTFARTSLSYICLFTDAILSITWNWKIHAAFAQLRNFDRTTRFNERPIKNNKIRRMCQALVLITFLVWFAVGYTSYCCEESAPMFNGITYGMVNAAISMQLLKFVGLSFLLYQRFRRLCEILLLSEDGKIMVLERSRVNFRLEEIWWLHCCLSNATQIINSVYAAPLFFWIISMSFNTLSRLYTINGGDELPTLLLVRESLLISACVGNLFLIIAICHATASQANDVGKIAFSPLSSVIGKRNFTQDNIEAAAYFQLRKVYFFAAAGLIRIDLSLLLSIASGIMTYLVILHANNV; this comes from the exons ATGGTAGGATTGACTCGTGACATAGAACCTTTTCTACAAGCATCAAGATTCTTCGGATGTGGACCACACGTTATAACCGaggaagatattttaattacgaaaCGTGGCATGATATACACGCTTTTATGGATGTCCATATATCTGAGTACCTGTATCATTGGCCTCTATTTAATAATCGTCGATACTGAACTCGAGTACAAGAGCTTCTTGTTGACCTTTGCAAGAACAAGTCTATCTTATATTTGTCTCTTTACCGATGCTATTCTCTCGATTACCTGGAACTGGAAGATTCATGCTGCCTTCGCCCAATTACGAAACTTCGATCGCACCACGAGATTTAACGAACGTCcaattaaaaacaataagaTTCGTCGCATGTGCCAAGCTTTAGTCTTAATTACTTTCTTGGTTTGGTTTGCCGTTGGATATACGAGCTACTG TTGCGAAGAATCTGCGCCGATGTTCAATGGGATCACTTATGGGATGGTGAACGCTGCGATATCGATGCAGCTATTGAAATTTGTCGGATTGTCCTTTCTCCTCTATCAAAGATTTCGAAGGCTTTGTGAGATATTGTTACTTTCCGAAG ATGGAAAGATCATGGTCCTGGAACGATCGAGAGTGAATTTTCGTTTGGAAGAAATATGGTGGTTACATTGTTGCTTGTCGAATGCGACTCAAATCATAAATTCGGTTTATGCGGCTCCACTTTTCTTTTGGATCATCAGTATGTCTTTTAACACTCTTTCGAGACTCTATACGATCAATGGAGGTGACGAATTACCGACTCTTTTGCTGGTACGAGAATCCTTGTTGATTTCTGCTTGCGTCggaaatctttttttgatcATAGCTATTTGTCATGCTACGGCATCTCAG GCAAACGACGTCGGAAAAATTGCCTTTTCACCACTTTCCTCAGTCATCGGAAAACGAAATTTCACCCAG GATAACATCGAGGCTGCGGCATATTTTCAGCTAAGGAAAGTCTATTTTTTCGCTGCCGCTGGCTTGATTCGCATCGatctgtctcttcttctttcc ATAGCTTCGGGAATAATGACATATCTGGTGATTCTACATGCCAATAACGTGTGA